Below is a genomic region from Microbacterium sp. LWO12-1.2.
GCGCTGGGCGCGGGCGACGACGATGAGCCGCGACTCGACCGTCCGCTCCGGCAGCGCGACGCGAGTGCCGGCAGCGGGCCGGGTCTCACCAGTCATGAACGGTCCCGTCGAGCAGGCGGTTCACCGGCAGGTACGCCTTCGTGTAGTCGTATCCGGCCGCCGCTTCCTCATCGAGCTCGACACCGAGACCGGGCTGTTCACCGGGGTGCAGGAAGCCCTTGTCGAACGTGAACGACGTCTGGAACACCTCGAGCGTCTTCTCGTTGTGCGGCATGTACTCCTGGATGCCGAAGTTGTGGATCGCGAGGTCCAGGTGCAGGGCGGCGGCCATGCCGACGGGCGAGATGTCGGTCGGGCCGTGGATGCCGGACTTGATGCCGTAGATCGCGGCGAAGTCGAGCAGCTTCTTCATCGCGGTGATGCCACCGGTGTGGGTGACGGCCGAGCGCACGTAGTCGATCAGGCGCTCGGTGATCAGCGTCTGGTAGTCGTACACCGAGTTGAAGACCTCGCCGATCGCCAGCGGCGTGGTGGAGTGCTGGCGTACGAGGCGCAGGGCCGACTGGTCCTCGCCGGGGGTGCAGTCCTCGAGCCAGAACAGGTCGTAGGGCTCGATCTCCTTCGCGAAGCGGGCGGCCTCGATCGGGGTCATCCGGTGGTGGCCGTCATGCAGGATGCGCAGGTCGGTGCCGAAGTCCTCGCGGATCTTCGCGAAGATCCCCGGCATGTGGTTGAGGTAGTTGCGGGTGTCCCACCGCTCCTCGCTGGGGCGGCCGTTCTCGACGCGCTTGGCGGGCTCGTAGTCGTAGCGCACGCCGGGGCCGGTGGCCGAGACGCCGTAGATCTGGCCGAGGCCGGGCACGCCGGTCTGCACGCGCACGGCGGTGTAGCCGAGCTCCTCGTAGCCGGTGATCGCGTTCTTGAGAGCCGCGTAGTCGGTGCCGGAGGCGTGGGCGTAGACCCGCACGCCCTCACGGCTGGCGCCGCCGAGCAGCTGGTACAGCGGCATCCCGGCCTTCTTGGCCTTGATGTCCCACAGCGCCATGTCGACAGCGGCGATCGCGGCCATCGTGACGGGTCCGCGACGCCAGTACGGTCCGCGGTAGAGGTACTGCCAGGTGTCTTCGATCCGGTCCTCGTCGCGGCCGATGAGCATCGAGGCGACGTGATCGGCGAGGTAGGAGGCGACCGCGAGCTCGCGGCCGTTCAGGGTGGCGTCACCGAGACCCGTGATGCCGTCGGAGGTCGTGATCTTCAGCGTCACGAAGTTGCGGCCGGGGCTGGTGATGTTGACGTCGACGAGCTCGATGGTCATGGCAGAGGTTCCTCAGAGTGGGGGGGGTGGGGTGCGGCCGTTCGGGTCGGCCGCACCCCGAGTGGGTGTCGGTGCGGTCAGATCGCGTCGCGCGGATCGGTGAGATCGCGACCGGCGACCTCCGGCATCCAGATCGAGGCGATCAGTGCGCTCAGGGTGAAGATGAAGAGCATGATGATGATCGGGATGAACGAGCCGGTGACGGCCGAGACCCACGCGGCGGCGATGACGGGCCCCGCACCGGTCGCGATGATCGCGGCGATCTCGCGGGCCATGGCCGTGAAGGTGTAGCGGTTGCGGGCTCCGAACAGCTCGGGCAGCGTGAGGTTCTCGAGCGATGCGAAGCTCATCACCGCGAGGTTGTGCAGCACGACGTAGCCGATGAAGACCTGCAGCGTGACGCCGCTGCTGATCATGAGCATCGTCGGGATGATGATGATGAGCGCGATGACCGCCCAGATCATGTACATGCGCTTGCGGCCGAACTTGTCGCCGAGCCAGCCGGACAGCGGCACGGTGATGAAGGCGACGAGCGACGAGACGATGACGGCGTTGACGCCGATCGAGCGGTCGAGCAGCAGCACGACGGTGATGTAGCTGATCAGGTACGTCTGGATCATGCCGGAGTTTCCGGCCTGGCCGAAGCGCAGCAGCAGGGCGATCGAGAAAGCCTTCCAGGGCTTGCGCTCCATCGCCTCGAGGGTGCGCACATCGCCGGTCTCGGTGGCGAGCTGGATCGTCTCCTCGCGGGAGAGCGCCTTGCCGTCGACGACGTCGTCGCGCTCCTCGAAGACCGGGGTCTCCTTGAGGTTGAAGCGCACCCAGATCGCGAAGAGCATGATGACCGCGCTGCCGATGAAGGGGATGCGCCATGCC
It encodes:
- a CDS encoding MFS transporter; protein product: MSEPQTTAQAVDDPAAKRSVKDLVRAAISGWLGTALEFMDYQLYSLAAALVFADLFFSSENPAVAVVAAMATYGVGYVARPVGAFFFARLGDKTGRTKVLFYTILLMGLATTLIGFLPTYNQVGVLAPILLVLLRIAQGFGAGAEISGAGVMLAEYAPAKRRGIIASLVALGTNCGTLLASGIWAILLVAYSEQEVIDWAWRIPFIGSAVIMLFAIWVRFNLKETPVFEERDDVVDGKALSREETIQLATETGDVRTLEAMERKPWKAFSIALLLRFGQAGNSGMIQTYLISYITVVLLLDRSIGVNAVIVSSLVAFITVPLSGWLGDKFGRKRMYMIWAVIALIIIIPTMLMISSGVTLQVFIGYVVLHNLAVMSFASLENLTLPELFGARNRYTFTAMAREIAAIIATGAGPVIAAAWVSAVTGSFIPIIIMLFIFTLSALIASIWMPEVAGRDLTDPRDAI
- the manD gene encoding D-mannonate dehydratase ManD — its product is MTIELVDVNITSPGRNFVTLKITTSDGITGLGDATLNGRELAVASYLADHVASMLIGRDEDRIEDTWQYLYRGPYWRRGPVTMAAIAAVDMALWDIKAKKAGMPLYQLLGGASREGVRVYAHASGTDYAALKNAITGYEELGYTAVRVQTGVPGLGQIYGVSATGPGVRYDYEPAKRVENGRPSEERWDTRNYLNHMPGIFAKIREDFGTDLRILHDGHHRMTPIEAARFAKEIEPYDLFWLEDCTPGEDQSALRLVRQHSTTPLAIGEVFNSVYDYQTLITERLIDYVRSAVTHTGGITAMKKLLDFAAIYGIKSGIHGPTDISPVGMAAALHLDLAIHNFGIQEYMPHNEKTLEVFQTSFTFDKGFLHPGEQPGLGVELDEEAAAGYDYTKAYLPVNRLLDGTVHDW